A single genomic interval of Bacillus smithii harbors:
- the mgsA gene encoding methylglyoxal synthase, which translates to MNIALIAHDKKKDDMVKFVLAYRDTFAKHTLYATGTTGLRIQESTGLKVHRFQSGPLGGDQEIGAMIAKNQMDLVFFFRDPLTAQPHEPDVSALIRLCDVYSVPLATNMGTGEVLIRGLEKGDIDWRNLYRNKH; encoded by the coding sequence ATGAATATCGCATTGATCGCTCACGATAAGAAAAAGGACGATATGGTCAAATTCGTCCTGGCTTATCGTGATACGTTTGCAAAACATACTTTGTACGCCACCGGCACGACAGGCTTAAGAATTCAAGAGTCAACGGGGCTTAAAGTTCATCGTTTTCAATCAGGTCCTCTTGGAGGGGATCAAGAAATTGGAGCGATGATTGCCAAGAATCAAATGGATTTAGTTTTTTTCTTCCGGGATCCTTTAACGGCCCAGCCTCATGAACCTGATGTTTCTGCATTGATCAGGCTTTGTGATGTTTATTCCGTACCGCTGGCGACCAATATGGGAACAGGCGAAGTTTTGATTAGAGGTCTTGAAAAAGGAGACATCGATTGGCGCAATTTATATAGAAACAAGCATTGA
- a CDS encoding biotin--[acetyl-CoA-carboxylase] ligase has translation MQSVVRTKLLEAFSKAEGEFLSGQELADIIGCSRTAVWKHMEELRKEGFELEAVRKKGYRIISMPDKVTANEILLGLKTRFMGRKIVHKETVDSTQIEAHRLSQEGCPEGTVVIAEEQTAGRGRMTREWYSPKSSGIWMSIILKPTLPPQQAPQFTLLTAVAIVEAIEEITGLQPKIKWPNDILINGKKMTGILTELQANADQIYAIIIGIGMNVNQLQFPDELKNIATSLAIEKGEKVFRPKLIQRILEKLEQYYDLYLNEGFAPIKALWEQYAISIGKHIKARTITGVITGKALGITDEGVLQLQDANGTIHNIYSADIEI, from the coding sequence GTGCAATCGGTTGTAAGAACGAAGCTGTTAGAAGCATTTTCGAAAGCCGAAGGTGAATTTCTTTCCGGCCAAGAACTTGCTGACATCATTGGGTGTTCAAGAACTGCGGTATGGAAACATATGGAAGAACTTCGAAAAGAAGGATTTGAATTGGAAGCCGTTCGCAAAAAGGGTTACCGCATCATCAGCATGCCTGACAAAGTGACAGCCAATGAAATTCTTCTTGGGCTCAAGACAAGATTTATGGGCAGAAAGATTGTCCATAAGGAAACGGTTGATTCTACTCAAATAGAAGCTCACCGCCTTTCTCAGGAAGGTTGTCCGGAGGGGACAGTTGTGATCGCGGAAGAACAAACGGCCGGGCGTGGACGCATGACAAGAGAATGGTATTCGCCCAAATCATCAGGAATTTGGATGAGCATTATTTTGAAGCCAACACTGCCTCCCCAACAAGCTCCGCAATTTACCCTTCTGACGGCTGTTGCTATTGTGGAAGCCATTGAAGAGATAACCGGTTTGCAGCCGAAAATCAAATGGCCTAATGATATTTTAATCAACGGGAAAAAAATGACGGGGATCTTAACAGAACTTCAAGCGAACGCTGACCAAATTTATGCGATCATTATCGGAATCGGCATGAATGTCAATCAATTGCAATTCCCGGATGAGTTAAAGAACATTGCCACCAGTCTTGCCATAGAAAAAGGCGAAAAAGTTTTCCGACCGAAGTTAATTCAAAGGATTTTAGAAAAGCTTGAACAGTATTACGATCTCTATTTAAACGAAGGGTTTGCTCCCATTAAAGCGTTGTGGGAACAATATGCCATATCCATCGGAAAACATATAAAGGCGAGAACGATTACAGGAGTGATAACAGGAAAAGCTCTTGGCATCACCGATGAAGGAGTATTGCAGCTTCAGGATGCGAACGGAACGATACACAACATCTATTCTGCAGATATCGAAATTTAA
- a CDS encoding menaquinol-cytochrome c reductase cytochrome b/c subunit, which translates to MHRGKGMKFVGDSRVPAERKPNIPKDYSEYPGKTEAFWPNFLLKEWMVGAVFLVGYLCLTIAHPSPLERIADPTDTGYIPMPDWYFLFLYQLLKYSYASGPYEVIGLVIPGIAFAALLLAPFIDRGPHRRPLKRPFATGFMLLTLAAMIFLTWQSVVTHDWKAAEEQGKIVQEAKIDKSSEGYQLFQKNGCINCHGEKLTGGAAAPSLVDTGLKPEEIKKIARNGKGNMPPGQFKGTDQELDKLANFIANLKTK; encoded by the coding sequence ATGCATCGCGGAAAAGGGATGAAATTTGTCGGGGATTCCCGTGTTCCCGCTGAACGGAAACCGAATATTCCGAAAGATTATTCAGAGTACCCGGGAAAAACAGAAGCCTTTTGGCCGAACTTTCTTTTGAAAGAATGGATGGTCGGCGCTGTTTTCTTGGTAGGATATTTATGCTTAACGATTGCACATCCGTCGCCGCTTGAACGGATTGCGGACCCGACGGATACGGGCTATATTCCAATGCCGGATTGGTATTTTTTGTTTCTTTATCAGCTTTTGAAATACAGTTATGCGTCTGGACCCTATGAAGTAATCGGACTGGTTATTCCCGGGATTGCTTTTGCAGCCCTGCTTTTGGCACCGTTTATTGATCGGGGGCCGCATCGCCGCCCGTTAAAACGTCCGTTTGCGACTGGATTTATGCTGCTGACGTTGGCAGCAATGATTTTTTTGACATGGCAGTCCGTCGTTACTCATGATTGGAAAGCGGCAGAAGAACAGGGGAAAATTGTTCAAGAAGCGAAAATTGACAAAAGTTCAGAAGGCTATCAGCTTTTTCAAAAAAATGGCTGTATTAACTGCCACGGCGAAAAGCTCACTGGCGGAGCAGCTGCTCCTAGTCTCGTAGACACAGGCTTAAAGCCTGAGGAAATTAAGAAAATAGCCAGAAACGGAAAAGGAAATATGCCTCCCGGTCAATTTAAAGGCACCGATCAAGAACTCGATAAATTGGCAAATTTCATTGCTAATTTAAAAACAAAATAA
- the ypjB gene encoding sporulation protein YpjB: MLLIRILLTIMITFGFVDAVLAAEESSPMQKLDSTVEEALQMTKSYHYAEAKQLLNDFSEKLTKSAILHQTFTMDDIRILTVAHHQALRALNSTSMNHEQRVDEVTTFRLVVDALTSRYQPLWSEMKEPVLTAFQHVKEAAKIGNKEVYRQTVNQFLEKYSIIEPSLRVDIPVEEVQKLDAKIQYIDQYSVDNLKKKEAVSQLNDLQSDLQKLFDRTEEDEADPSLWWVIISTGSIIIGTLSYVGWRKYKGEKEEKKPRKQKD, encoded by the coding sequence ATGCTCTTGATTAGAATACTCCTGACGATCATGATTACTTTTGGATTCGTCGACGCTGTTTTGGCGGCGGAAGAATCGTCGCCGATGCAGAAGCTGGATTCGACGGTTGAAGAAGCTTTACAGATGACGAAAAGCTATCATTACGCCGAAGCAAAGCAGCTCTTGAATGATTTTTCGGAAAAGTTAACGAAATCAGCCATTCTTCATCAAACATTCACCATGGATGATATTCGGATTTTAACAGTGGCACATCATCAGGCGTTAAGAGCCTTAAATAGTACATCGATGAATCACGAACAAAGAGTAGATGAAGTCACAACCTTTCGTTTAGTAGTGGATGCGTTGACGTCTCGATATCAGCCCTTATGGTCGGAAATGAAAGAACCGGTTTTGACGGCTTTTCAACATGTGAAGGAGGCGGCCAAGATTGGCAACAAAGAAGTCTACCGTCAAACGGTCAACCAATTTTTAGAAAAGTATAGTATTATTGAACCGAGTTTAAGAGTGGATATACCGGTGGAAGAAGTTCAAAAATTGGATGCGAAAATTCAATATATCGATCAATACAGTGTTGACAATTTAAAGAAGAAAGAGGCCGTATCCCAATTAAATGATCTTCAATCGGATTTACAAAAATTGTTTGACAGAACGGAAGAAGACGAAGCGGATCCGTCGTTATGGTGGGTCATTATTTCAACCGGAAGTATTATTATCGGTACATTATCCTATGTGGGATGGAGAAAATACAAAGGGGAAAAAGAAGAAAAAAAGCCTCGCAAGCAGAAAGATTGA
- the panC gene encoding pantoate--beta-alanine ligase yields MKVFTKIKDIQEFLSEQKRNGKTIGFVPTMGYLHEGHLSLVKKATAENDLTVMSIFVNPIQFGPNEDFERYPRDFDRDRKLAEDNGVDVLFHPSVEEMYPEESIVQMNVKKRKDVLCGRTRKGHFDGVVTVLTKLFHITMPDRAYFGLKDAQQFAIVQGFVADLNFPIDIIGVETVREEDGLAKSSRNTYLSAQERKEAPEIYQALLKGKKAVENGVDDPAEIVRLVSDHIRQNTGGEIDYVEVLSFPELDPLERIKGKVIIATAVQFASARLIDNVILDLSR; encoded by the coding sequence ATGAAAGTTTTTACAAAAATAAAAGACATCCAAGAATTCCTCTCCGAGCAAAAACGAAACGGGAAGACCATTGGTTTTGTTCCAACGATGGGCTATCTGCATGAAGGGCATTTATCGCTTGTGAAAAAAGCGACTGCAGAAAATGATCTGACAGTGATGAGCATTTTTGTGAATCCTATTCAATTTGGCCCGAATGAAGATTTTGAGCGGTATCCTCGCGATTTTGACCGTGACCGAAAACTGGCTGAAGACAATGGCGTTGATGTTCTCTTTCACCCGTCTGTGGAAGAAATGTACCCTGAAGAATCTATCGTTCAAATGAACGTCAAAAAACGAAAAGATGTTTTGTGCGGACGTACTAGAAAAGGACATTTTGACGGCGTCGTTACCGTTCTCACTAAACTGTTTCATATTACAATGCCGGACAGAGCTTATTTCGGATTGAAAGATGCACAGCAATTTGCGATTGTTCAAGGATTTGTGGCGGATTTAAACTTTCCGATCGACATCATCGGCGTAGAAACGGTTCGGGAAGAAGACGGTTTGGCTAAAAGTTCCCGAAACACGTATTTATCCGCACAGGAACGGAAGGAAGCTCCTGAAATTTATCAAGCGCTGCTGAAAGGAAAAAAAGCCGTCGAGAATGGGGTAGATGATCCTGCGGAAATCGTCCGATTGGTATCCGATCATATTCGCCAAAACACGGGCGGAGAAATCGACTATGTGGAAGTCCTTTCTTTCCCTGAATTGGATCCGCTTGAGAGAATAAAAGGAAAAGTGATCATTGCCACAGCCGTACAATTTGCGTCAGCACGATTGATTGATAATGTGATACTAGATTTGTCTCGTTAA
- the bshA gene encoding N-acetyl-alpha-D-glucosaminyl L-malate synthase BshA: MRLKIGITCYPTVGGSGVVATELGKLLAEKGHEIHFITSSVPFRLNRMYHNIYFHQVEVSQYSVFQYPPYDIALSNKMAEVMRREKLDILHVHYAIPHAVCAILGKQMAGSNSKIVTTLHGTDITVLGYDPSLTDAIRFGIERSDAVTAVSNALVQETYQLIQPEKEIIPIYNFIDERIFKKISSSHLKEEYGIRSDEKVIIHVSNFRSIKRVPDVVKVFARIFEKMPAKLLLVGDGPEMTVVSKLVSDLGLDEGVLFLGKQDNLEELYSISDLMLLLSQKESFGLALLEAMACGVPCIGTNVGGIPEVIQNGVNGFICEPGDLADIVQKSLYLLENSEIHRQFSERSVLTVKQKFYSQKIVNRYESIYLSLLQQD, from the coding sequence ATGAGGTTGAAAATTGGAATCACTTGTTATCCAACAGTTGGCGGTTCAGGAGTTGTGGCGACAGAACTCGGTAAACTATTGGCAGAAAAAGGGCATGAAATTCATTTTATTACTTCGAGTGTCCCTTTCCGTCTGAACCGAATGTATCATAATATTTATTTTCATCAAGTGGAAGTGAGCCAGTATTCCGTTTTTCAATATCCGCCATATGATATCGCATTATCCAATAAAATGGCCGAAGTCATGCGGAGAGAAAAATTGGATATTCTTCACGTTCACTATGCCATCCCTCATGCGGTTTGTGCCATACTAGGGAAGCAAATGGCCGGATCAAACAGTAAAATCGTCACTACATTGCATGGTACGGATATTACTGTTTTAGGCTATGACCCTTCTTTAACCGATGCTATCCGTTTTGGCATCGAACGTTCTGATGCTGTCACAGCGGTTTCCAATGCACTTGTTCAGGAAACATATCAATTGATCCAGCCGGAAAAGGAGATCATTCCCATTTATAATTTTATCGACGAAAGAATTTTTAAAAAGATTTCATCCAGCCATCTGAAGGAAGAGTACGGAATTCGCTCTGATGAAAAAGTGATTATCCATGTTTCCAATTTTCGATCCATCAAACGGGTGCCGGATGTTGTTAAGGTATTTGCCCGCATTTTTGAGAAGATGCCTGCGAAACTTCTTCTTGTCGGAGACGGACCGGAAATGACGGTCGTGAGTAAATTAGTCAGCGATTTAGGTTTGGATGAGGGAGTCCTCTTTTTAGGAAAACAAGATAATTTAGAAGAACTATACTCTATCAGTGATTTAATGCTTTTGCTTTCTCAAAAAGAAAGTTTCGGGCTGGCGTTGTTGGAGGCAATGGCGTGCGGAGTTCCTTGCATCGGAACCAATGTCGGCGGAATTCCGGAAGTGATTCAAAACGGCGTGAACGGGTTTATTTGTGAGCCGGGAGATCTTGCGGATATCGTCCAAAAGTCTCTGTACCTTTTGGAAAACAGCGAAATTCATAGGCAATTTTCTGAAAGGTCGGTTTTAACGGTCAAACAAAAATTTTATTCACAGAAAATTGTCAACCGTTATGAATCCATCTATTTGAGTTTGCTTCAACAAGACTAG
- a CDS encoding YitT family protein has product MILGLKIKNILFICIGAAIYAFGLVHFNMENNLAEGGFTGITLILYNLFGIDPSYTNLFLNIPVFIIGWKLLGGKTFRYTIIGTLALSLFLWIFQRFQLNIPLHHDLLLAALFAGVFIGIGLGIIFRYGGTTGGVDIIARLVNKYTHISMGKTMFVFDACVIIASLLTYINYREAMYTLVAVFVSARVIDFMQEGAYTARGAFIISEKNEEIAHKILEEMDRGVTVFKGHGFFTKKDRNVLYCVVAKNEIIRLRNIITSVDPHAFVSVVEVHEVLGEGFTLDENKKPLEE; this is encoded by the coding sequence ATGATTTTGGGGCTGAAAATAAAAAATATTTTATTCATTTGTATAGGAGCCGCCATCTATGCTTTTGGCTTAGTGCATTTCAATATGGAGAACAACTTGGCAGAAGGCGGCTTTACCGGGATTACGCTGATTTTATACAATTTGTTCGGCATTGATCCTTCCTATACAAACTTATTCTTAAACATACCTGTTTTCATCATCGGATGGAAACTTTTGGGAGGAAAAACATTCCGATACACGATTATCGGTACACTCGCCCTTTCCTTATTTTTATGGATCTTCCAACGCTTTCAGTTAAATATCCCTCTTCATCACGATCTTCTTTTAGCCGCTCTGTTTGCGGGCGTGTTTATTGGGATCGGGCTTGGCATCATCTTTCGATATGGCGGAACGACAGGCGGAGTCGACATTATTGCGCGGCTTGTCAATAAATACACCCATATCTCCATGGGAAAAACCATGTTTGTTTTTGACGCATGCGTGATCATCGCCTCTTTGTTGACATATATCAATTACAGGGAAGCGATGTATACCCTCGTGGCCGTTTTTGTCAGCGCTAGAGTGATCGATTTTATGCAAGAAGGTGCGTATACAGCAAGAGGCGCATTCATTATTTCTGAAAAAAACGAAGAAATTGCGCATAAGATTTTGGAAGAAATGGACAGAGGAGTCACCGTGTTCAAGGGGCATGGATTTTTTACAAAGAAAGACAGAAACGTACTATATTGCGTTGTAGCCAAAAATGAAATTATCCGCTTACGAAATATTATCACATCCGTCGATCCACATGCATTTGTTTCTGTCGTGGAAGTTCATGAAGTTCTTGGGGAAGGATTTACGCTTGATGAAAATAAAAAGCCGCTTGAAGAATGA
- the panB gene encoding 3-methyl-2-oxobutanoate hydroxymethyltransferase has protein sequence MKTTADFLKMKQNHEKIAMITAYDYPSAKLAEEAGADILLVGDSLGMVVLGYDSTVPVTLEDMIHHTKAVKRGAKDTFVVTDLPFLTAHLSREEILKAAGRIMQEAGAQAVKVEGGEEIAESVAALTKAGIPVVGHIGLTPQSVGVLGGYKVQGKTADQAKKLIKDAKQIEAAGAFMIVLECVPYQLAEEVTKELTIPTIGIGAGSETDGQVLVYHDVLQYGVDRLAKFVKPYENLNEAARKGIKDYVKEVKKGEFPDRDHSFTMKQEELSHLYGGERS, from the coding sequence GTGAAAACGACCGCTGATTTTTTGAAGATGAAGCAAAATCATGAAAAAATTGCGATGATTACGGCCTATGATTATCCGTCTGCCAAATTGGCGGAAGAGGCTGGAGCCGACATTTTGCTCGTCGGCGATTCTCTTGGTATGGTGGTGCTGGGATACGATTCGACTGTGCCGGTTACTCTCGAAGATATGATCCACCATACAAAAGCGGTAAAACGAGGAGCAAAAGATACTTTTGTCGTGACGGATCTTCCGTTTTTAACGGCGCATCTTTCCCGTGAAGAAATTTTGAAAGCGGCAGGACGAATTATGCAAGAAGCGGGTGCACAAGCCGTTAAGGTGGAAGGCGGAGAAGAAATAGCTGAATCCGTTGCTGCCTTGACGAAAGCAGGTATACCGGTGGTCGGGCATATTGGGCTGACCCCTCAATCTGTCGGAGTACTGGGCGGCTATAAAGTTCAAGGAAAAACGGCGGATCAAGCGAAAAAATTAATAAAAGACGCGAAACAAATTGAAGCGGCAGGCGCTTTTATGATCGTATTGGAATGTGTTCCTTATCAGCTGGCAGAAGAGGTGACAAAAGAACTGACGATTCCGACGATCGGGATCGGAGCCGGCAGTGAAACAGACGGGCAGGTTCTTGTCTACCACGATGTTCTACAGTATGGGGTCGATCGATTAGCGAAATTTGTAAAGCCGTATGAAAATTTGAATGAAGCGGCGAGAAAAGGGATCAAAGATTATGTAAAAGAAGTAAAAAAAGGCGAATTTCCTGATCGAGATCATTCTTTTACGATGAAGCAGGAAGAGCTTAGTCATTTGTATGGAGGAGAACGCTCATGA
- a CDS encoding nucleotide pyrophosphohydrolase produces MRKTMAQIQEEVDQYISQFKEGYFSPLAMLARLTEELGELAREINHYYGEKPKKPSEQAKTVEEELGDLLFVLVCLANSLHIDLEHAHDVVMNKFQTRDKDRWTKIKAEEDADNGNH; encoded by the coding sequence ATGAGGAAAACGATGGCCCAAATTCAGGAAGAAGTGGACCAATATATTAGCCAGTTTAAAGAAGGCTATTTCAGTCCTTTAGCCATGCTTGCTCGATTAACAGAAGAGCTTGGTGAACTGGCCAGAGAAATCAATCATTATTACGGAGAGAAACCTAAAAAGCCAAGTGAACAAGCAAAGACAGTGGAAGAAGAACTGGGTGATTTATTATTCGTTCTTGTTTGTTTGGCGAATTCTTTACATATTGATTTGGAACACGCGCATGATGTTGTGATGAATAAATTTCAAACGAGAGATAAAGACCGTTGGACAAAAATCAAAGCAGAGGAGGATGCGGATAATGGAAACCATTAA
- a CDS encoding DUF1405 domain-containing protein, which yields MNRLYLVLGNKKFLQLLWIVNLAGTVYGYIWYIPQMKNTEWWFLPFVPDSPTASLFFVIALTGFWLKKNWGLPAALAAMTLFKYGIWAVVMNLLTLTVSGSLPWQGYMLMISHLAMAIEGILYSPFYRIKPWHFAVAAIWTLHNEMIDYVFMQYPIYPQLNLYIRPIGYFTFWLSICSIGLTYFFSMRKKRITLAFPWHNGQE from the coding sequence GTGAATCGTTTATATCTTGTATTGGGTAACAAGAAGTTTTTACAATTATTGTGGATTGTGAATTTAGCCGGAACCGTATACGGATATATATGGTATATTCCGCAAATGAAGAATACGGAATGGTGGTTTCTTCCGTTCGTTCCCGACAGCCCGACAGCGAGCTTGTTTTTTGTTATTGCGCTGACGGGATTTTGGCTGAAAAAAAATTGGGGGCTACCTGCTGCTTTAGCGGCCATGACCCTTTTTAAATATGGCATTTGGGCGGTTGTCATGAATTTGCTTACATTAACCGTTTCTGGATCTTTGCCTTGGCAAGGCTATATGTTGATGATTTCCCATTTGGCAATGGCGATCGAAGGGATCCTTTATTCTCCTTTTTACAGGATTAAGCCATGGCATTTTGCCGTGGCGGCCATTTGGACATTACATAACGAAATGATTGATTATGTGTTCATGCAATACCCTATATATCCGCAACTGAATTTATACATAAGACCCATTGGGTACTTTACGTTTTGGCTTAGCATCTGTTCCATTGGACTTACTTATTTCTTTAGTATGCGCAAAAAACGGATTACGTTAGCTTTTCCTTGGCATAACGGGCAGGAGTGA
- a CDS encoding CCA tRNA nucleotidyltransferase, whose translation MNDTLFQKAVPLLERLEQAGYEAYFVGGCVRDYYLGRSISDIDIATSALPEEVKEIFPNTVDVGIEHGTVLVLHNGEGYEVTTFRAESDYKDFRRPEKVVFIRSLYEDLKRRDFTMNAMAMDRTGRVVDPFNGKEAIRHRQIVTVGKAEERFSEDALRMMRAARFASQLGFDLEDGVFTAICRNAGLMQHIAVERKQNEFEKLISGRFRKKGLKLLLETGLYIYLPGLESNEKELEKMLTIDCTSLTLQQMWLLIAVLVSGDKPVEFLKAWKLPSKTIKYLLSGLTWMKKRRETPWTQWDVYDAGLSVAVDVEKVHSVLYQDEDMTEQIQTLYENLPIKHRKELSVNGHDLCMWFQKKPGPWLRACLEEIEKAVLDQKTKNEKEKIKEWLKRCNRL comes from the coding sequence ATGAATGACACACTTTTTCAAAAGGCTGTTCCTTTGTTGGAAAGATTGGAGCAGGCTGGCTATGAAGCCTATTTTGTCGGGGGATGCGTCCGCGACTATTATTTAGGAAGGTCGATCAGCGATATTGATATTGCCACATCTGCTTTGCCTGAAGAAGTGAAAGAAATTTTTCCAAATACAGTGGACGTGGGAATTGAACATGGGACTGTTTTAGTCCTTCACAATGGCGAAGGATATGAAGTGACAACCTTCCGGGCAGAATCGGACTACAAAGATTTTCGCCGGCCGGAAAAAGTCGTTTTTATACGGTCTTTATACGAAGATTTAAAGAGAAGAGACTTTACGATGAATGCTATGGCGATGGACCGCACTGGGAGAGTAGTGGATCCTTTTAATGGAAAGGAAGCAATCCGACACCGTCAGATCGTCACTGTGGGTAAGGCGGAAGAACGATTTTCAGAAGATGCTCTTAGGATGATGAGAGCGGCCCGATTTGCCAGCCAGCTTGGGTTTGATTTGGAAGACGGCGTATTTACGGCCATATGCCGCAATGCTGGTTTAATGCAGCATATTGCGGTGGAAAGAAAACAAAATGAGTTTGAAAAACTTATTTCGGGGCGCTTCCGAAAAAAAGGTTTGAAGTTATTACTGGAAACGGGATTGTATATTTACTTGCCTGGTCTTGAATCAAACGAAAAAGAGCTGGAAAAGATGTTGACCATCGACTGCACTTCTTTAACGCTACAGCAAATGTGGCTTTTAATTGCTGTTTTGGTTTCCGGGGATAAACCTGTCGAGTTTTTGAAAGCATGGAAACTCCCTTCCAAAACGATAAAATATTTGTTAAGCGGGTTGACTTGGATGAAAAAAAGGCGAGAAACACCATGGACGCAGTGGGATGTATACGATGCGGGACTTTCCGTTGCCGTCGATGTTGAAAAAGTTCATTCTGTCCTTTACCAAGATGAAGATATGACGGAACAGATTCAGACTCTTTATGAGAATCTTCCTATCAAACATCGAAAAGAATTAAGCGTAAACGGTCATGACTTATGCATGTGGTTTCAAAAGAAGCCGGGACCATGGCTGAGAGCCTGTCTGGAAGAGATCGAGAAAGCCGTTTTAGATCAAAAAACGAAAAATGAGAAAGAAAAAATAAAGGAGTGGCTGAAGAGGTGCAATCGGTTGTAA
- the dapB gene encoding 4-hydroxy-tetrahydrodipicolinate reductase yields the protein METIKIIVAGPRGRMGSEAVQLIQRTDHFELEAVLDHKYNGILLSELEGFQGIDVPVYNDVDECLQKTKADVWIDLTVPEAGFLHTKKALEYGVRPVVGTTGFTEEQLEELKELANSKQIGCIIAPNFAIGAVLMMKFSQMAAKYFSDVEIIELHHDQKLDAPSGTAVKTAQMISTVREQKQQGHPNEKETISGARGANIDGMHIHSVRLPGLIAHQQVMFGSEGQTLTIRHDSYNRASFMSGVKVSVETVTKLNDFVYGLENILE from the coding sequence ATGGAAACCATTAAAATCATTGTAGCGGGTCCGAGAGGAAGAATGGGAAGTGAAGCCGTTCAGCTTATTCAACGCACGGATCATTTTGAACTGGAAGCTGTCTTGGATCATAAATATAATGGCATTCTGCTAAGTGAATTAGAAGGTTTTCAAGGAATCGATGTACCGGTATACAACGATGTAGATGAATGCTTGCAAAAAACAAAAGCTGATGTATGGATTGATCTAACGGTTCCGGAAGCCGGATTCCTACATACCAAAAAGGCGCTTGAATATGGAGTGCGTCCGGTTGTCGGAACAACTGGATTTACAGAAGAACAGCTGGAAGAGTTAAAAGAACTTGCCAATTCGAAGCAAATTGGCTGCATTATTGCACCTAACTTTGCCATAGGTGCTGTACTTATGATGAAATTTTCACAAATGGCTGCCAAATATTTCTCAGATGTTGAAATTATTGAACTTCACCATGATCAGAAATTGGACGCGCCTTCAGGAACAGCTGTGAAAACCGCTCAAATGATTTCAACTGTCAGGGAGCAAAAACAGCAAGGGCATCCAAATGAAAAAGAAACCATTTCAGGGGCAAGAGGTGCCAATATCGATGGCATGCATATTCACAGCGTACGTCTTCCGGGCTTGATTGCGCATCAGCAAGTTATGTTTGGGTCGGAAGGACAAACACTGACGATTCGCCATGATTCCTACAATCGTGCTTCCTTTATGTCAGGAGTAAAAGTAAGCGTCGAAACCGTTACGAAATTAAATGATTTTGTCTATGGGCTTGAAAATATTTTGGAATAG
- a CDS encoding zinc metallopeptidase produces MYILYFILIALIPIWAQFRVKRTYDKYSDVPYSTGMTGAEVARRILDENGLYHVKVLETEGFLSDHYNPITKTVHLSPNNYWGNSIAGASVAAHEVGHAIQDKVGYSFLRFRHALVPIANFSSSLSWIFIIIGGLTTLTKLFLLGIILMSAGVLFQVVTLPVEFNASSRALKQLVSIGIIRNDEKREARKVLGAAAMTYVAATAVAILELIRLILVFVGMQNNEDN; encoded by the coding sequence ATGTATATTCTCTATTTTATCCTGATTGCGTTAATACCCATTTGGGCACAATTTAGGGTAAAAAGAACGTATGATAAGTATTCCGACGTCCCCTATTCTACAGGGATGACGGGAGCTGAAGTGGCTCGTCGAATTTTGGATGAAAATGGCTTGTATCACGTAAAAGTACTGGAAACGGAAGGCTTTTTAAGTGACCACTATAATCCGATAACGAAAACAGTTCATTTATCACCAAATAACTATTGGGGCAATTCGATTGCCGGCGCATCTGTTGCGGCGCACGAAGTCGGCCACGCCATTCAAGACAAAGTCGGATATTCCTTTTTACGTTTTCGCCATGCGCTTGTTCCCATTGCTAATTTTAGTTCCAGTTTATCTTGGATCTTCATTATCATTGGGGGGTTAACCACCCTGACGAAATTGTTTCTGCTCGGTATTATTTTGATGTCGGCCGGAGTACTTTTTCAAGTCGTTACGCTGCCGGTGGAATTTAATGCGTCATCGCGGGCGTTGAAACAGTTAGTCTCTATAGGCATTATCCGCAATGATGAAAAAAGAGAAGCTCGTAAAGTGCTTGGAGCGGCTGCAATGACGTACGTGGCTGCCACAGCGGTTGCCATTTTGGAACTAATTCGTTTGATTCTTGTATTTGTCGGAATGCAAAATAACGAAGATAATTAA